In Helianthus annuus cultivar XRQ/B chromosome 8, HanXRQr2.0-SUNRISE, whole genome shotgun sequence, a single genomic region encodes these proteins:
- the LOC110872301 gene encoding pyrophosphate--fructose 6-phosphate 1-phosphotransferase subunit alpha: MESDYGLPRELSHLQHARSLYKPHLPPCLEGTAVRVEFGDVTTTDDVSGASAISQSFPHTYGQPLVHFLRATSNVPDAQIIIKHPAIRVGVVFCGRQSPGGHNVVWGLHEALKIHNYKSTLIGFLGGSEGLFAQRTLEITDDVLATYRNQGGYDLLGRTKDQIRTQEQVDAAMAACKALKLDGLVIVGGVTSNTDAAHLAETFSQAKCSTKVVGVPVTLNGDLKNQFVEANVGFDTVCKVDSQLISNLCIDAISAEKYYYFVRLMGQKSSHLALECTLQSHPNMVILGEEVVASKLTIFDITKQICDAVQARAEKEKYHGVILLPEGLIESIPEVNALLQEIHRFLRQGVSNDKIPSQLSPWASALFQFLPPFIREELLLYPASDDSAQLSQIETEKLLAVLVEAEMSKRLKEGTYKGKKFTAICHFLGYQARGSLPSKFDCDYAYVLGHICYHILAAGLNGYMATVTNLKDSLNKWRCGAAPITAMMAVKEYGRASGSMTIGKPVVHPATVDLRGRVYEVLRKNAKKFLMEDVYRNPGPLQFDGPGADSRTISLHSQDLDYMGRIKELNGYIDKVRSIVKPGCSQDILKAALSAMSSVADVLSVMASPSNGTI, translated from the exons ATGGAATCAGATTACGGACTTCCGAGAGAACTTTCACATCTTCAACATGCTCGATCGCTTTACAAACCTCACCTTCCTCCTTGCCTTGAG GGAACTGCTGTGCGAGTAGAGTTCGGTGATGTGACTACTACTGATGATGTATCTGGTGCTAGTGCTATTAGTCAGTCATTTCCTCACACTTATGGTCAACCTTTGGTTCACTTTCTTAGAGCTACGTCGAATGTACCTGATGCGCAGATTATTATTAAGCATCCTGCAATCAG GGTTGGAGTGGTTTTCTGTGGTAGACAATCTCCTGGAGGACACAATGTTGTTTGGGGTCTACATGAAGCTCTCAAAATTCATAACTATAAAAGTACTTTGATTGGATTTCTCG GTGGTTCTGAAGGCTTATTTGCTCAAAGAACACTTGAGATCACAGATGATGTACTTGCAACCTACAGAAACCAAG GTGGCTATGATCTGTTGGGACGAACGAAAGATCAAATAAGAACGCAAGAACAAGTAGATGCTGCAATGGCTGCTTGTAAGGCTTTGAAGTTGGATGGCCTTGTCATTGTTGGCG gggtaacgTCAAACACAGATGCTGCTCACCTTGCCGAGACTTTTTCCCAAGCGAAATGCTCCACAAAG GTGGTAGGAGTACCTGTTACATTGAATGGAGATCTCAAGAACCAGTTTGTTGAAGCTAATGTTGGTTTTGATACTGTTTGTAAG GTTGACTCTCAGCTCATCAGCAACCTTTGCATAGACGCTATTTCCGCTGAGAAG TATTATTATTTTGTTCGGCTGATGGGTCAGAAGTCCTCTCATCTTGCACTGGAATGCACTCTGCAGTCACATCCCAACATG gttatTCTTGGTGAAGAAGTTGTTGCTTCAAAGCTAACCATCTTTGACATAACAAAACAAATTTGCGATGCCGTGCAAGCCAGGGCAGAAAAAG AAAAGTACCATGGTGTCATCCTACTTCCTGAAGGACTTATAGAAAGCATTCCTGAAGTCAATGCACTGTTGCAG GAAATCCACAGATTTCTTCGACAAGGTGTATCCAATGATAAAATTCCATCACAACTGTCACCTTGGGCATCAGCCTTATTTCAATTTTTGCCACCCTTTATCAGAGAAGAG CTTCTCCTTTATCCTGCATCAGATGACTCAGCTCAATTGTCTCAG ATTGAAACCGAAAAGCTTCTTGCTGTACTTGTAGAAGCAGAAATGAGCAAGCGATTG AAAGAAGGGACATACAAAGGGAAGAAATTTACCGCCATCTGTCACTTTTTGGGCTATCAAGCTAGGGGTTCTCTACCTTCAAAGTTCGATTGCGACTATGCCTAT GTTCTTGGACATATTTGTTACCATATTTTGGCGGCTGGTCTGAATGGTTATATGGCCACTGTGACTAATTTGAAGGATTCTTTAAACAAGTGGCGATGTGGTGCTGCTCCGATAACT GCTATGATGGCTGTAAAGGAATATGGCCGTGCTTCTGGTTCCATGACTATAGGAAAACCGGTTGTTCATCCTGCTACTGTTGATTTAAGAGGCAGAGTATACGA GGTGCTTagaaaaaatgcaaaaaaattcTTGATGGAAGATGTCTACAGAAACCCCGGGCCTCTTCAGTTTGATGGCCCAGGTGCTGATTCTAGGACCATTAGCCTTCATAGTCAGGACCTAGATTATATGGGCCGTATAAAAGAACTAAATGGATATATCGACAAG GTACGAAGCATTGTGAAGCCAGGTTGTTCTCAGGACATTCTGAAAGCCGCATTAAGTGCCATGTCATCAGTGGCGGATGTTCTTTCTGTCATGGCGTCTCCTTCAAATGGCACCATCTAA
- the LOC110872303 gene encoding cyclin-dependent kinase B2-2, translating to MESTKTAMEAFEKLEKVGEGTYGKVYRARDKTTGKIVALKKTRLHEDEEGVPPTTLREISILRMLSIDPHVVKLMDVKQGVNKNGNTVLYLVFEYMETDLKKFIRSYRQTGDNIPPQIVKSLMYQLCKGIAFCHAHGILHRDLKPHNLLMDRKTLMLKIADLGLARAFTLPIKKYTHEILTLWYRAPEVLLGSTHYSTAVDMWSVGCIFAELVTNTAIFAGDSELQQLLHIFRLLGTPNEEIWPGVSKLKDWHEYPQWKPKQISTAVPTLDADGLDLISKMLEYEPSRRISAKKAMEHRYFDDLDKTYL from the exons ATGGAGTCCACCAAAACAGCAATGGAGGCTTTTGAGAAGCTCGAGAAGGTCGGCGAAGGAACCTACGGCAAAGTCTACCGAGCCAGAGACAAAACCACCGGCAAAATCGTTGCTCTCAAGAAAACCAGACTTCACGAAGACGAAGAAGGCGTCCCCCCTACAACGCTTCGAGAGATCTCCATCTTACGGATGCTTTCAATTGATCCTCATGTTGTCAA GCTGATGGACGTGAAGCAAGGCGTGAATAAGAACGGAAACACTGTACTCTACTTGGTGTTCGAGTACATGGAGACTGATCTGAAGAAATTCATCAGATCCTATCGCCAAACTGGTGACAACATTCCGCCCCAAATCGTCAAG AGCTTGATGTACCAGCTTTGCAAGGGCATTGCTTTCTGCCATGCTCATGGTATATTACACAG GGATCTTAAACCCCACAATCTTTTGATGGATCGAAAGACTTTGATGCTTAAAATAGCAGATCTTGGACTTGCTAGAGCTTTTACTCTACCAATCAAGAAGTACACTCATGAG ATTTTGACCCTTTGGTATAGGGCTCCAGAAGTACTTTTGGGTTCTACCCATTATTCAACAGCTGTTGACATGTGGTCGGTTGGCTGCATTTTTG CTGAATTAGTCACAAATACAGCCATTTTTGCGGGAGATTCTGAACTTCAACAATTGCTACATATTTTCAG GTTATTGGGTACACCCAATGAAGAAATTTGGCCCGGAGTAAGCAAGCTCAAGGACTGGCATGAGTATCCCCAATGGAAACCGAAGCAAATTTCAACTGCTGTACCAACGCTGGATGCAGATGGACTCGATCTCATTTCG AAAATGTTGGAGTATGAACCGTCAAGAAGGATTTCAGCTAAAAAAGCAATGGAACATCGATATTTTGATGATCTTGACAAGACTTATCTTTGA
- the LOC110872302 gene encoding AT-rich interactive domain-containing protein 6: MDQRDVEMEDTGKVTEDEVVGGEECVEKEQTGSKEVGDEQEESVGLVNTNPNEIETSQENLSKVDEEETHPNETEPELPVDEVYDSKKDAAEIVDDKNKIDDSKDDATYMDDVHDGSMKMPESNKEGDPTGDENHQELATSNAVVEHSPIKTDDLCAETLKNELENAKMDEGYESGTQEDQEIFAQEVDAVYREKGLEFKPPKFYGQPLNCLKLWRSVIKLGGYDRVTGSKLWRQVGEAFHPPKTCTTVSWTFRQFYEKALLEYERHKIQIGELEFPLSTVFPDAPNVDNEANGHQTPGSGRARRDAAARAMQGWHAQRLLGFGEEKNSSSSPKREKSLKSIGSIKQKRPSEMEHSVKAARTETSRQVVTTVADVGPPANWVKINVRETKDCFEVYALVPGLLREEVRVQSDPAGRVVITGQPEQLDNPWGISAFKKVISLPSRIDPLRTSAIVSLHGRLLVRVPFEQSNI, encoded by the exons ATGGATCAAAGAGACGTTGAGATGGAGGATACTGGAAAGGTTACAGAAGATGAAGTTGTGGGTGGTGAAGAATGCGTGGAGAAGGAGCAAACAGGTTCAAAAGAAGTTGGAGATGAACAGGAAGAGTCGGTCGGTTTAGTCAACACAAACCCGAACGAGATTGAAACAAGTCAAGAAAACCTAAGTAAGGTAGATGAAGAGGAGACGCACCCTAACGAAACCGAGCCGGAACTGCCTGTGGATGAGGTTTACGATAGCAAGAAAGACGCTGCAGAAATTGTTGATGATAAGAATAAGATCGATGATAGTAAGGATGATGCTACATATATGGATGATGTTCATGATGGTTCTATGAAGATGCCGGAGAGTAACAAGGAAGGGGATCCTACAGGCGATGAAAATCATCAAGAACTTGCTACATCCAATGCCGTTGTGGAACATTCACCTATTAAAACAGATGATCTTTGTGCGGAGACACTGAAGAATGAGCTAGAAAACGCAAAG ATGGACGAGGGCTATGAATCTGGGACTCAAGAGGATCAAGAAATATTCGCGCAAGAGGTGGATGCCGTCTATAGGGAAAAAGGCTTGGAATTTAAGCCACCAAAGTTTTACGGGCAACCGTTAAATTGTCTCAA GTTATGGAGGTCTGTTATCAAATTGGGTGGATATGACCGG GTTACTGGATCCAAATTATGGCGACAAGTAGGAGAAGCTTTCCACCCACCCAA GACATGCACAACTGTCTCCTGGACATTTCGCCAGTTCTATGAAAAG GCACTTCTCGAATACGAAAGGCACAAAATCCAGATTGGTGAGCTTGAATTCCCCCTTTCGACTGTCTTCCCAGATGCCCCTAATGTTGATAATGAG GCAAATGGCCATCAGACCCCAGGATCAGGTAGGGCCCGCAGGGATGCTGCAGCTCGTGCCATGCAGGGTTGGCATGCTCAACGCCTTTTAGGTTTCGGTGAG GAAAAGAATTCCAGCAGTTCACCGAAGCGCGAAAAAAGTCTCAAAAGCATTG GGTCGATAAAACAAAAGAGACCAAGTGAAATGGAGCATTCCGTGAAAGCTGCACGAACCGAAACATCTAGGCA AGTTGTCACCACAGTTGCTGACGTTGGTCCTCCTGCTAACTGGGTGAAAATTAACGTTCGGGAAACT AAAGACTGTTTTGAGGTGTATGCACTAGTTCCCGGGCTTCTACGAGAAGAG GTACGAGTACAGTCAGATCCAGCTGGACGCGTTGTCATCACAGGTCAGCCTGAGCAACTCGACAATCCATGGGGTATTTCAGCTTTCAAAAAG GTGAtcagcttaccatcaagaatcgatccACTTCGTACATCAGCAATTGTGAGCCTACATGGACGGCTTTTGGTTCGTGTGCCTTTCGAGCAGTCAAACATCTAA